TCGGTTGTATGCTTAGTGGTGGATGGGAACATGACTAATGAGCCAGCAGTTATACAGAGCACATTGTAACTTCTATAAAAAGTTGTATTGTGAACATTATAGGTGGTGACCAAAGATGGATGACCAATCTTTTAGCTCCATTGATGATGTGGAGAGAGTTTGGATGGAAAGAGAAATTGAGGAATGTGAAGTGTGGGAGGTGGTGAGGACTTTCAATGGAGATTAGGTGTTAGGACCCGATGGATTTTCTATGGCGTTTTTCCCAAAGTGTTGGGAGGTGTTAAAGGATGACATTATGGTGGTTTTTAAGGAGTTCATAATCGTGGAAAATTTGAGAAGAGTTTTAATGCTATGTTTGGATAGATTGCAAGTTTGGATAGATCATTGCATTTCTACGGTTTGTTTCTCCATTCATGGATCGCTTGTGGGGTATTTTAGTAGCTCTCGAGGACTGTAACAAGGGGATCTTTTGTCTTCTTTATTGTTTGTGGTGGTGATAGAGGCTTTCAGTAGGATGATGTCTGCAACGGTGGAGAGAAGGCTTATGTTTGGGTTTTCTGTGGGTTCGCGAAATCAAGAAGAAATGATAGTATCACATTTGTTATTTGCAGATGACACGTTACTTTTCTGCGACCCTAGTGTAGAATAATTTCGAAATTTGAGATGCTTGTTGCTTTGTTTTGAAGCGGTATCGaggttgaaaataaatttgtcCAAGTCCGAAATTGTTCCCGTAGGTGAGGTAGGGGATGTGGGAGGATTGTCTAGCATTCTTGGGTGTGGGGTGGCTTCGTTGCTGATAAAGTACTTGGCTTTTCCTTTGGGTGATCAATATAAGGTGTCCACTAAGTAGCATTATTGGAATGTGTTGTTTATCAATTGTCTATTCAGGTATAGTGTACTTGCCATTGGAAACGTATTGGAAAGTTAATGCTCCCCCGAGAGTGgcattctttgtgtggacggcggcTCTAGGAACAATATTAATCTTGGACAATTTATGTAAGAGGTATATTATGGTGCTTGAGTGGTATTGTTTGTGTAGGCATTGTGGAGAGTCGATCGACTATTTATTCctgcattgtgaggttgctacAGAGACATGGAGTGTGCTTCTTGAGCTTTTTGGTGTTCATTGGATTATGTCTCGCAGGGTGAGAGAATGTTTGGGAAGTTGGCAGGGACAGTTGGGCAACCATCTTGCATTGCACATGTGGCAGATGGTTCCATTGTGTGTGATGTGTATTTGGTGAGAGCGGAATGCTCGAAGTTTTGACGATCGTTAGAATGGCTTGCTCGATTTGAAGAAGTTAGTCCTACAAACGTTGTATTCATGGAGAGTGGCATGGCATACTTCGATTGTTTCTACTTTTCTGtatttttagatttatattcttctttctctatggattaggggttctcttgtatatttcttgtgtaaatgggttgcgcccctctgtgcgttatttgaatatatattatttataaaataaaaataaaaatttgtgaTTAGAACTTGATGCCGATCATTAATGATGAGATCaatgttgatttttattaccaTGTAATTCCAGATGTATGATAATTAtatagcagtctactaaatagcattactcttttaaatCCTAAAGATTTGGTCGGCTTTGTCGGTATGTGTGAAATCCCATATTGGTTGTCTAATATGTAAGATAGAGCTATATATATGACAATAAGGAGTTTCAATTGTAAGTTCGACCAGTCTTTTTAGGATATATGTGTAGATGTGGTTAGTGTTTCCTTGATTGTGACATCCACAAGACCAAATGTAGCTATTTTAGTGGTTAATTACTATTGGGGGAATCAATCTCAAAGACTTTCGGCCAATTAGCCTTTGTGGGAGGtatctacaaaatcatagccaaggttttagcaaatagattgaaggtaGTTCTGGATAAGATTATTTCTCAGTCCCAAAGTGCTTTAATCAAGGGTAGGCAGATCCTAGATCCTATCTTGATTTCTAGTGAATGCCTTGATGGTCGGTTCagatctggggagccaggggtTATTTGCAAAAGAATctggaaaaagcttatgatcatgggaattgggatttcttgttatatatgcttaagaggtgtggttttggtgggatttggtgctcttggatagaaCATTGCATTTCTTTGGTGCGGTTCTTGATTTTGATCAATAGTTCTCCTAATGGCTTTTTAGCAGTTccaggggtttgagacaaggggaccccCACTTTCCTCtgctgtttgtttttgtgatggaaGCTTTAAGTAGGATGATTTTGGCGGCAGTTAATAGGGGGCTAATAGAAGGTTTCCAGGTCAGTAATATTACACtctctcatcttttgtttgtggatgataccttgattttttgcaatgcTATGCCCACCTAGCTACGTTATTTGCGGAGTTTCTTTTTGCTGCTTGAAGTTGCTTCTGGTTTGAAGGTTAACTTGGCCAAGTCGGTGTTAATTCTagtggggaatgtggagcaagtggaCAGGTTAGCCGGTATTCTAGGGTGTGGGGTTGCTTCTTTGCCAGTAAAGTACCTTGGTCTGCGGCTGGGGGCCTCTTGTAAGgctaagcatatttgggatggagttatcgAGAAGATAGAATGTCGGTTGGCCGGTtggaaaatgttgtatttgtcgaagggTGGAAGAGTCACGCTTATCACACTCTCGCCAACTTGCCTACTTACtatttgtctcttttccctattccGGTTAGTGTTGTTAAGCGGATTGAGAAGCTGCAGcaggattttttatggggtggtcTAGGTGAAGAGAGGTGGTCGAAGGTTTGCACTCCAATTAAGAAGGGCGGTTTGGGTATCAGAAACTTAATGGTATTCAACCGCGCCCtgttagggaaatggttgtggcgctatggaATAGAGAGAGATACTTGGTGGAGGGTTGTGGTGGATGCgaaatttggaagtttttggggagggtggtgctctTTGGAGTCGGGTGGAtcttttggggtggggttatgtaagaacattaggaaagggtgggacaCTTTCAAAGGATTTACACAGATTGAGGTTAAGGGATGGGACTAGggttcgtttctggcatgatttgtggtgtggtgatacggctctcaagatagcttttCCAGGCTTATTCAGTATCGCTTGTGCAAATAACGCCTCAGTTGCGGCTCATTTGGAGGTGCTGGGTAGCTCTAACTAGTGAAATGTTAGTTTTTCTAGAGaggttcatgattgggaggtggatgtattGGCCTCTTTTTTTTCAGGTGCTACATTCTACTCGAGTGAGtcgagggtgtgaagataggttgtggtggaattcttccaaaagaggccgTTTCAAGGTCAAGCTCTTCTACGCTTCCTTGGCATGTACTGAAGGGAGAGgatttccttggaagagtgtgtggcggacacAAGCTCCTCCGAGGGCgagtttttttgtgtggtcggcggctttgggcaaaattctAACCCTAGATAACCTTAGGAAGCGACATGTGATTGTGACGAAcagatgttgtatgtgcaagagaaGTGAGGAGACGGTAGATCATCTTCTCTTTCATTGCGAGGTTGCttatgctttgtggagtgccctTTTTGGTCGGTTTGgtttgtcttgggtgatgccgagatGGGTCTCGGATTTActcgcctgttggtggtcttcggggaggagggggagtgccgCGGTTTgtaagatggtgcctacttgctttttttggtgtttatggaaagaaagaaataataggtgttttgaaaatttggaggggacattggaAGACATCTTAGCCTCTTGCTTTTATTCTTTGTATCTCTGGACCATTGCGCATGTCTTTTTGgtgtcgattagttatgatgatttttttattcGCTTTTCCCCTTCTAAttaggtgatcctattgtatacttccagtgtactttgggacgcctttacgcttttaataaaacaaatattatttatcaaaaaaaaaaaattactattgggggaaaatacactttaacctcccaaactatcactcattttgcaattatgcctctaaactttaaaaagtaacattgAGGCCTCACATACTACCATTGCGTGTCAAATTagacatttttacttttttctccctaaaatacccttgaagttattaataaataaaaaataaaaaaaatataaaaataatgatttgaattttttttaagggggcTAATCTGaaaagggtgtttttttttttttttttttttttttttttttaaatgattattttaaaataaatttaagggcattttggggaGTAAAATATAGAAGTATCTAATTTGACATGCCATGATAGTATGGGAGGCCTTAgcgtcactttttaaaatttaaaggtgTAAATGCAAAATGGGTAATAGCTCAGGgggctaaagtatatttttcccattactTTTTGAATTCAATATTGAGTgtcatttttttgaattatgtgAAGTCTGGACAtcaatgtaattttatttttgtgcttatttGGAGGGTTGATGTGTGTATGAATGCAGGAGATGTATTTAAAGATCTTGTTGGAAGTGCATATTATGTAGCTCCTGAGGTGCTGCGCCGAAATTATGGAGCTGAAGCAGATATTTGGAGTGCTGGGGTGATACTTTTCATTCTACTTAGTGGGGTACCACCCTTCTGGGGAGGTATGTCTGTTATCCCTAAATGAGTAAGAAAAGCCTGAAACAAGATGTTTTTTATGCTCCCAAGTTTTCTGTTCCATTGGTGGAGTTCATCATTGGCGAACTAATTGGTAATGAGTGATAAGTCCATATTCAGCGCAGGTGGTTGTGGATTCATCCATTATGACAGATTTCAGATTTATTATCCATTTTAGGATTTCAGTTTGTAAACAGTGCAAAGGTGGCTTAGCTGTGGATCCTCGCTTCTGTTTCATATGCAGAGAATGAACAGGGTATTTTCGATGCTATTCTTCGAGGGCATATTGATTTTGCATCTGATCCTTGGCCTTCCATATCTAGTAGCGCCAAAGACCTTGTGAAGAGGATGCTACGAGCTGATCCTAAAGAACGTCTGTCAGCAGTTCAAGTCCTTGGTAAGTTTCAGTTATGAAAAGAGTGTCTAGACATGAACTAGGGTTGAGGAAGCCAATTTAATTTATCATGTCTTCTCAAATTCTAAGGCTACATGAAGGTTTATTTAACCAACAAGAAAAGTGGAGACAGgagtaaaaaaggaaaaaaaaaaaaaaaaaacaaaacaaaagaaaaagattcatTCATTCTTCTGTCCTGGCTTCTCCCTCCATATCCCTTACTTACAGATAAGCTATGAGTTTCTTGGCATTCTATGATTAGACAGGGTTCTCGATCACTGAAAATGCAATGCAGGTCATCCATGGATGAAAGAAGATGGGGATGCATCTGATAAGCCTCTTGATATTGCTGTTTTAACCAGAATGAAACAATTTAGGGCAATGAACAAGCTCAAAAAAGTTGCTCTAAAGGTGAGAACATCTCTTATGATCATCATAGTCATCAGTagcttcttttttattaaaaaaaagactaGCAACTTCATCAATAAGATGACTAAACATAAAGAGGAAcaagatattttgtattttaaagaCAAATTCAGAGTATACAAAAGAAGGCTTTTATAAGACCATCCCCAATGATAAATCCAGTTTTTCTTGGAACCCTAGCAAGCCAATAAGatttatgaagaagaagaatgccCGAGGGCATGCGCATCTAGTTCCTGCCAATCAGAGTGGAAGAGTTCCACTTagacggaaaaaaaaaaaaagataaataagaaaagaagatatCATCATCCAGTCTTTCATTATGTCAcaatttctctattttcttcaggTAATTGCAGAAAATCTTTCTGAAGAAGAAATCATGGGCTTGAAGGAGATGTTCAAATCTATGGATACAGATAACAGTGGAACAATCACTTTTGAAGAGTTGAAAGCTGGTCTTCCAAAACTGGGTACTAAGCTTTCTGAGTCTGAAGTGAAGCAGTTGATGGAAGCGGTAATATagtcttctttattttctgctCTGCCTGAGCTTAATGGTGCTTTTAAATTATTTACCCTTGTTCATTTAGAATTTTATGATAAGTaaatcaatcttattaaaagtACAAAGGGGCACAATCCAAGTACAGCGGGAGTACACAAGAGAAACACCCACTTAGGGAGATTGTCATCCTCTTAGAGCCTTGGCCATTATCATTTAAGATGAAGTCCAAACTTTTCAACTTTTGGGCCACTGTTGTGGATAATATTCTTGACTCCTAGCAGCTGATCTTTGCACAAAACTGGAAGCCATAGATTAAGAACTGACTTATGAATTCATAACATGGAGAAGTATATTTTGTTGAATGAAGTCGTTATGCAATGCAACTCATTCTCCTTTAAGTTCATTTCTTGATGACCATTGATACAGAGCACGGTTAACAATGCCTAAACCAAATATTTGGGCCTGCGACTGTATtcatttttgcaatccactGTATATGTCTTGTCAAATCCCAGgttatttatgtttttcttctaGCTTGGACTTGGATGATTGGATCCATATCCATATCTCATTACTCCTGTCTTGTGGCACCTTCAAGATGAAATGAATCACTTTACCAATTTAggtagtttgttttttttttttgactaaaatCATTAAAGCTGACTTTATTGTTTCCCATTAGTGCTCTGCCTAGCTTTCACAAATGAAACATATTTCCTGGTGTGTCTTTACCTTGGAAACTCATCCATCATTGCTtcctaattttaattaaaaaaaaaaattgagttcatTTTAGGGGCATAATTCTTGATTCACCAGCATGTGGGATCATAAAATACTGCTGAAGATATTTCATGTATCCCACAATTGTAACCATTCATGGACACCTATAAACAAGAAATGAAAACAGCTGTTAATTTATGTTCTATTTTCAGAGTTGTTTTATACCTCTTTTGTCTGCCTTAATATCAAATGCATGTGCAAATCTCATCATTTTGATGATTAGTTTCTGGTTCTACAGATATAATCATAAGCTTTTGATTTTCCAGGCTGATGTGGATGGAAATGGGACTATTGATTACATCGAGTTTATAACAGCTACCATGCACATGAATAGAGTGGATAGAGAGGACCACCTATACAAAGCATTCGTCTATTTTGACAAGGACAAAAGCGGGTAATTAgcctttatctttttcttttattaatattgTACTGATCACAGTTTTTCATTTCATAGATATTTTCTCTTTGGTTATGTTTCTTGCTTCTCATTTTAGGTACATTACAATGGAAGAATTAGAGCATGCCCTTAAGGAGTATAATATGGGAGACCAAAAAACAATTAGGGAGATCATTGCAGAAGTTGACACAGACAATGTATGTTTCTTCCTCCGTTCTTGTGTCTTTTTCCAAATACACTTTCTTTGTCTATCATTATTCTGAAAGAGGCAAAAAATACACCCTTTGACTCCTGATttattttgacatatatatactcatgGTTGATTTTAGTTCAGAAAGCACATGATTTATTATGttaatgattattattttcaaaagtaaTGCATCAATAggagatttaaaaattttaaagcacAAGAAGATTAAATTCTGTGACTCCAGACCTGTTCCATTTCATAACAGCACACCATCATTTCTCAAGACACCTCTTTCTAGATTTTATATTCTGTCCCAACAAAATGTAGATGTCCATGTCTATATTTCTTGATCTGATAGAACCAACTCATGAAGCCTATCTTCAACTCTCAAAACCAAAGTAAACAAGCACGCCAGCCCTGGGGAACAAACATAGGAGGAGAAGATGTTGACACGCATCagtcggagagagagagagagagagagaggatttttAGTATGtgattaattttagtttattaaatcaGTTGTCAAGGGCCCGATTTTTCGCACCTCAAACCAGCTTGCGATGGCCTTAGACAAAGCACCAAGCAGTGCCTAAGCAGCCCTCAACCCCCCAAGCAAAGCACACAACAGTGCCTAGGAAGCTTTCTTCACCAGCCGAGGTTAGGGAAATCACCAGTCACCACACAGCACAAGCACAACAACACAGCCAGCTATTTTAGGGGAGCAACAGCTCCCAACCTTTATACTCActaaggtggtgtttggtaaatgggttggcctagacactgtagttgatgtagattgatgtgaaaaaaagtaagaatgtttggtataaaaaagtgaaaaagtggtatggaaaagtgaaaaagttttgttttgtagtgatttttttatttgaataataataaaaagtgaaaaagttagaatgttttgatattgatgtgatattaaaagtgaaaaagttagaattttttgatgttgatttttttggaaaatggtgatgaATAGTAACGAGGGAAACTCCAactcatttaccaaacaaaccctaaacgaATGTACAAAGGAATGACTAGGGTCCTTACAACACAATGGAGCCCTTAGTCTCAACACACTCAGCCACCAAGGTTTTACAAGAGATACATGAATGACCCAGGCCACCAAGGCTTTACAAGGAAACACTCCCCAAACAAGTCACTCATAGCACTCTCTCACGGCGTCTAGCCCTCTTCCAGCACACTTTGGCTTCCAGCAGCACTCAAGCTTTCTCTAGCTTCTCAGCCAACCTTCAGCATCCAGCAACTGAATCacagcaggaatttttaagccccaACAGGGTCTCCAGCTCCTGGCAGTGGGCTGCCACCTGGCACATGCCCATTGGCTTCAATCAGGCAACCAACATGGCATGCTGACACCCCACAGCCTGCTTTGTACCATGCCAGCCACGTGTCACAAGCCCTAGAGGGCATTTGAATTCACCCAATAGCATGCCCTAGCTCCACTGCAGCACTTCAGCATCAAGCAAGCAGCCATGCCACGTGTAGCATGCTCCCAGGGCAGTTTGAATCCCTCCAACAACTTGCCTGTGTCCACTGCAGCAAAGGCAGCTCCTTGCATGCCCTCCTGCAACTTGCACAACAACCCACACAAGGCAGCAACAGCTTCACCAATGCTCATCCAGCCCACTGCCATATGTCAACCCCTTGCAGGCATGTCACAGCAACCCTTTGTCCACTGCAGCATGCGAGCATCAGGCAGACACTCTACAGCCATGCTCCACTCCCTGCTTGGGCAACAGCTTCGCACCGTTGACATTGTTCACTGCAGCATGCCATCCTCATGCAGGCCACTTGGGCAACGCTCATGGCAGGCTCACTGCCTCACTCCCCGTCATCACTCAGAGACATCAAAGGCGCCATGTGGCCCCTCTTAGCAGAGCATCAAGCAACAAGGGTCAAGTCAGCCAAATAACCAAGGCCTGGGCCACGCCCCAGCCCACACTCAAGCCAAACTGCCAAACCAACAAGTCATGCGCCCCAGCAGCTTATGGGCCACAGCAGCAAaggtgatgcagcgtgacttcgTGAGATGCAAGAATAATAGCAAGAAGAAGGGATAAATACTCCTAAGATCTTGATACtatcaaagaatcaaagaaatcttctctaaacgcTAGACACTTTCTAGGGTTTGGAGGACAATAATaaagaaactcaactttgagtaatcttattgatagaaactgaataataatcaaaagctacgttctagggtctataaaacatgtatttattggCCCCcgaaccctaaacctaatagtACTACAAAATATAGTCGGATTTGTAATTCTACGAGACCCGTCCAGGCCAGACATACCCTTGTCCGGACAGGCACTAAATAAAAGTGTGTAAATTAAACATAGAGGCGTGTCTGAACGGCCAGAAGCCATGTCCGGACGGGCTTTCTAGAGACCACTTTCGACACCATGTCCAGACATGTTAGATCTGTGTTCGGACACAAATTCCAGAAACTTTAATTTAGGCCCATGTCCGTTTTGTCAATCAGATacggtccatatatatatttagccataattagtctttctagttatggcatgttcttgtattatagcaatagtatattgtaattaatagatAGATTTTAGTTGCCTTATTGGTTTCCCTAGATTACTGTAATCACTAAGATGCAGCCTGTAACCTAGACAATTTCTCTATATAATACGAGCAACCCTCaattgagaggtattcagtacaattgacatggtatcagagccatcatctaaattagggttgtTTTCAGTTACCTGTTGAGGGCCGTAGGAATTGTCAAGCTTGGGTTGGGACTGGGTCGTTGTTTTTTTGTGGCGGTCGATAATTTCAAGGAAATTGTCGATCATTCTGGTGGGTTCTAAACTGCTGTTCAGCAGTTTCTTGGTTTGTGGAGGATCCTTGGTAGCTGTCGGCAAGGTCTGTGGTGGTTGTCGGCAGGTTCTGTGCAGCCTTGGAGCATTCCCGGCGATCTGTGGTGGTTGTCGGCAGATTCTGTGCAGGCGTGGTGCAGTCAGCGTGGTATTTCCGGCAAGTTGGGCTATCGGCGACGTGGGCTGTGCAGGTGTGGTGCAGTCGGCGTGGTATTTCCGGCGAGTTGGGCTATCGGCGACGTGGGCTGTCGGCGATTTGGGCTGTCGGCGTGGTGCGGTTGGCGCGGTGTTTCCGGCAAGTTGGGCTATCGATTTGAGTTGCTGAAATCGTGTGAGTTGGGCTATCGGGATTTTCGTTTGTGGTGCTGTTGATTTGAGTTGctgaaattgtgttttttgggCTTGGGCTTTGTTGGGTTTGGACTTGCTGATTGCTGGGATTAGACTTGCTGAGTTGCTGGTATCTTTGGGCTTGCTGGGCTTGGGCTTTGTTGCTGTTCAGGGTTGCAGATTGCTGTTTGACTTGAGTGGACTTGGACTTGCTGTCCAACAG
This genomic interval from Corylus avellana chromosome ca3, CavTom2PMs-1.0 contains the following:
- the LOC132174784 gene encoding uncharacterized protein LOC132174784, with product MEALSRMILAAVNRGLIEGFQVNLAKSVLILVGNVEQVDRLAGILGCGVASLPVKYLGLRLGASCKAKHIWDGVIEKIECRLAGWKMLYLSKGGRVTLITLSPTCLLTICLFSLFRLVLLSGLRSCSRIFYGVV
- the LOC132174781 gene encoding calcium-dependent protein kinase 1-like, coding for MGNCSGYPAGQTQLPPDSTSTTTTTTTTTSNTTNATRSDDPAHNGIKILPTTPPQLGRVLGRPIEDVRSTYTFGRELGRGQFGVTYLVTNKHTREQLACKSIATRKLVNRDDIEDVRREVQIMHHLTGHRNIVELKGAFEDRHSVNLVMELCAGGELFDRIIARGHYSERAAAIVCRQIVTVVHNCHSMGVMHRDLKPENFLLLSKDEDSPLKATDFGLSVFFKPGDVFKDLVGSAYYVAPEVLRRNYGAEADIWSAGVILFILLSGVPPFWGENEQGIFDAILRGHIDFASDPWPSISSSAKDLVKRMLRADPKERLSAVQVLGHPWMKEDGDASDKPLDIAVLTRMKQFRAMNKLKKVALKVIAENLSEEEIMGLKEMFKSMDTDNSGTITFEELKAGLPKLGTKLSESEVKQLMEAADVDGNGTIDYIEFITATMHMNRVDREDHLYKAFVYFDKDKSGYITMEELEHALKEYNMGDQKTIREIIAEVDTDNDGRINYDEFVTMMRKGNPDLVINRRRK